From Myxococcales bacterium, a single genomic window includes:
- a CDS encoding glycosyltransferase family 1 protein, which produces MNRQITKEGILDSFAYRTYKEIFERNGVQTIDPYSFDSFSNELSNHPPIFMIQTQGHMPRVNYMGANSSLSPAERGWVSSGTDTGGQTFYVLDEAMALAKLGHSIVIIAQRFDDGPAYLNWFQHKSGGKVEIVRVPAGGIQAGDHGKPVKSRYEFVRKEDLYPNLYGTSVDVSAIALLRGAYGFIGGYADGGVVAVAAGQALGRPSIFIAHSMGLRKLSLSGRDVRDPNSYYESKLWFGPRLHAERASFLGADFVVANTPDENRAYAELYGIDVPNSRMLPPGVNRAFFIDECDEHECYRTAAAQKVSAHDLKRDRYFMSWGRIAHDKNLAGQVRILGELKGMYPEEYKDVKLLMIGGNPENPTEEERAEIQKVCDVAGEYGLEVSAKGDIVRIGNLDSSVIALLAKDAIAYLGTQFHEPFGMAPAEMLAVGGKGFVVVPEVSGFAKWIRANGLGDSVSIIDLGTKSASQQFDIEAYKIAAEKIHLFRKHPDLKKRIERGAKFADENLRWERLARTKLGVLQDSAKEKAFRPSLYLAMPAWYRSPHTIVDVATGNFPRMPSTSDQSLAWMSEVVKDIGGQVAGWLIKNPSASRKLITVDGENSEIFADLLAASIDSPTSRVQRVASEVLGNVPQELIRRTMHSSRFHDSDFAVYGGGKVFLEENARVFVTNRPNLVGDLHIALGANALNAATANIVVSGQTWYMNTAMPCFMALASRMPVLH; this is translated from the coding sequence ATGAACAGGCAGATCACGAAGGAAGGTATCTTAGACTCATTTGCTTACAGAACGTATAAAGAAATTTTTGAGAGGAACGGTGTCCAAACTATAGATCCATACAGCTTCGATTCTTTTTCCAACGAGCTTTCAAATCATCCCCCGATATTTATGATTCAGACTCAAGGGCATATGCCTAGAGTCAACTACATGGGCGCGAACAGCTCGCTAAGTCCTGCCGAGCGAGGTTGGGTTTCCTCAGGTACAGATACGGGAGGGCAAACCTTTTATGTGCTGGACGAGGCTATGGCGCTTGCGAAACTTGGGCACAGTATAGTGATCATAGCGCAGAGGTTCGACGACGGTCCTGCGTATCTCAATTGGTTCCAGCATAAAAGCGGCGGGAAGGTGGAGATAGTGAGGGTGCCGGCCGGTGGCATACAGGCGGGGGATCACGGAAAGCCTGTAAAAAGCCGGTATGAATTTGTCAGGAAAGAAGATCTGTATCCCAATCTGTATGGGACATCTGTCGATGTTTCAGCAATAGCCCTCCTCAGAGGGGCGTACGGTTTCATAGGAGGGTATGCCGACGGTGGGGTTGTAGCGGTTGCAGCGGGCCAGGCGCTTGGAAGACCGTCCATTTTCATTGCTCACTCGATGGGGCTGAGAAAACTTTCTCTTTCCGGAAGAGATGTAAGAGATCCGAATTCTTACTACGAATCAAAATTGTGGTTCGGTCCGAGGCTTCACGCGGAAAGGGCTTCGTTTTTAGGCGCCGATTTCGTGGTTGCCAACACTCCAGATGAAAACCGTGCTTACGCCGAGCTGTACGGAATAGATGTGCCGAATTCGCGGATGCTTCCTCCGGGCGTGAATCGAGCATTTTTCATAGACGAGTGTGATGAGCACGAGTGCTATCGCACGGCCGCGGCGCAGAAGGTCTCTGCGCACGATCTCAAAAGAGACAGATATTTCATGAGCTGGGGAAGGATTGCCCACGATAAAAATCTCGCAGGCCAAGTTCGAATACTCGGCGAACTCAAGGGAATGTATCCAGAAGAATATAAAGATGTGAAGCTCCTAATGATAGGTGGGAATCCTGAGAATCCAACTGAAGAGGAAAGGGCCGAGATTCAGAAGGTGTGCGATGTGGCGGGTGAGTACGGGCTTGAAGTCAGCGCGAAAGGCGATATCGTCAGAATAGGAAATCTCGATTCCAGCGTCATAGCGCTTCTAGCTAAGGATGCCATCGCCTATCTCGGAACGCAATTTCATGAGCCGTTTGGAATGGCCCCCGCCGAGATGCTTGCTGTCGGAGGAAAAGGATTCGTCGTTGTGCCTGAGGTATCTGGGTTTGCCAAGTGGATTAGAGCAAACGGCTTAGGTGATTCGGTTTCTATAATCGATCTCGGAACTAAAAGCGCCTCGCAGCAATTCGATATCGAGGCTTACAAAATAGCTGCGGAGAAGATCCATTTGTTTAGGAAGCACCCCGATCTGAAAAAACGAATCGAAAGGGGCGCCAAATTCGCCGATGAGAATCTTAGATGGGAGAGGTTGGCTAGGACGAAGCTAGGCGTACTCCAAGATAGCGCGAAGGAGAAGGCTTTCAGGCCGAGCCTTTATCTGGCTATGCCTGCATGGTACAGGAGCCCACATACCATAGTGGATGTCGCCACAGGGAACTTCCCGCGCATGCCATCGACTTCCGACCAGTCTCTTGCGTGGATGAGCGAAGTTGTCAAAGATATAGGTGGTCAGGTTGCAGGCTGGCTAATCAAAAACCCCTCAGCTTCGAGGAAGCTGATTACAGTTGATGGAGAGAACTCCGAGATTTTTGCCGATTTGCTGGCTGCTTCAATAGATTCGCCGACCTCCCGTGTTCAAAGAGTTGCAAGTGAGGTGTTGGGGAATGTCCCGCAAGAACTTATCAGGAGAACAATGCACTCTTCCAGATTCCATGACAGCGATTTTGCGGTTTATGGAGGAGGCAAAGTCTTCCTCGAAGAAAACGCTAGGGTGTTCGTTACCAACCGTCCTAACTTAGTCGGGGATCTTCACATCGCCCTTGGGGCAAACGCGCTGAACGCTGCGACAGCCAACATAGTCGTAAGCGGACAGACATGGTATATGAATACAGCTATGCCTTGCTTTATGGCACTTGCTTCCAGAATGCCAGTGCTTCACTGA
- a CDS encoding MFS transporter: MSKALSKEFIRRRRINWLSLAFLYGSFYALRYNLSLANKSICDEYGFSNAQFGLIITATYVAYAIGQFVNGPIVDRFGGKKMMLFGAAGTIIANILFGISAYTGVLNLFVAVWVLNGYMQAYGSPGNLKVNGSWFDTKERGLFAGIFTAVVYCGRLAIMIFGPLIIAKYHWKWVFIAPALVTVLVSLVVLFFVKETPKEAGFDDIDFAQSKVEEGSHVGFLTSLKIVLSNKYMWIMGFAYLSTGVVRNGLEQWFPKYLQEVHNIMPGSVKFGAQAVLMPIAALSGAIVAGWISDRLFAARRGPIVAIMYFAQAILLLLFIFAINPLWCGILLIILSFMFSGPHSIVGSAVAMDFGGREATATAHGFVDAMQYVGASLVGVVMGKIIDIFGWKGWGPSLIAFAVMGGLLMCLVWNVKGDQVACKTRGKN, from the coding sequence ATGTCTAAGGCGCTTTCCAAGGAGTTTATACGCAGGAGAAGAATCAACTGGCTTTCATTGGCCTTTCTTTACGGTTCCTTTTACGCCTTGAGGTACAACCTGTCGCTGGCAAACAAATCGATCTGCGACGAGTACGGGTTTAGCAACGCCCAGTTCGGCCTTATTATCACGGCGACCTACGTGGCATACGCCATAGGACAGTTTGTGAATGGCCCGATCGTGGATCGCTTCGGCGGCAAGAAGATGATGCTCTTCGGCGCAGCCGGAACGATAATAGCCAACATCCTTTTCGGCATAAGCGCGTACACCGGCGTGCTGAACCTGTTCGTCGCTGTTTGGGTGTTAAATGGTTATATGCAGGCATACGGTTCTCCCGGAAATTTGAAGGTCAACGGAAGCTGGTTCGATACCAAAGAGCGCGGCCTCTTCGCTGGAATTTTTACCGCTGTCGTTTACTGCGGAAGACTTGCCATCATGATATTCGGGCCCCTCATCATAGCCAAATATCATTGGAAATGGGTCTTCATAGCGCCGGCGCTCGTAACAGTTCTAGTCTCTCTAGTCGTCTTGTTTTTTGTGAAGGAGACGCCTAAAGAGGCCGGCTTCGACGATATTGATTTTGCTCAGAGCAAGGTAGAAGAGGGGTCGCACGTAGGCTTTCTCACTTCTCTCAAGATAGTTCTTTCCAATAAATATATGTGGATAATGGGTTTCGCATATCTTTCGACGGGGGTCGTCAGAAATGGGCTCGAGCAGTGGTTTCCGAAATACCTGCAGGAAGTTCACAATATCATGCCGGGCTCCGTAAAATTTGGCGCGCAGGCGGTGCTGATGCCGATAGCCGCACTCTCTGGTGCGATAGTGGCCGGCTGGATTTCAGACAGGCTTTTTGCTGCCAGAAGAGGTCCGATAGTTGCGATCATGTATTTCGCGCAGGCGATTTTACTTTTGCTTTTCATCTTCGCAATAAATCCGCTTTGGTGTGGCATCCTTCTCATAATACTTTCATTCATGTTCAGTGGGCCGCATTCGATCGTAGGCAGCGCCGTGGCGATGGACTTCGGCGGCAGGGAGGCTACCGCTACCGCGCACGGCTTCGTCGATGCCATGCAGTACGTTGGCGCATCGCTCGTCGGCGTAGTCATGGGAAAGATAATAGATATTTTCGGTTGGAAGGGCTGGGGTCCGAGCCTCATAGCCTTCGCGGTTATGGGAGGACTCCTCATGTGCCTCGTATGGAACGTAAAGGGCGATCAAGTTGCCTGTAAAACAAGGGGAAAAAACTAA